In one Papio anubis isolate 15944 chromosome 11, Panubis1.0, whole genome shotgun sequence genomic region, the following are encoded:
- the CUEDC2 gene encoding CUE domain-containing protein 2 isoform X1, producing MELERIVSAALLAFVQTHLPEADLSGLDEVIFSYVLGVLEDLGPSGPSEENFDMEAFTEMMEAYVPGFAHIPRGTIGDMMQKLSGQLSDARNKENLQPQSSGVQGQVPISPEPLQRPEMLKEETRSAAAAAAAAAAADTQDEATGAEEELLPGVDVLLEVFPTCSVEQAQWVLAKARGDLEEAVQMLVEGKEEGPAAWEGPNQDLPRRLRGPQKDELKSFILQKYMMVDSAEDQKVHRPMAPKEAPKKLIRYIDNQVVSTKGERFKDVRNPEAEEMKATYINLKPARKYRFH from the exons ATGGAGCTGGAGAGGATCGTCAGTGCAGCGCTCCTTGCCTTTGTCCAGACGCACCTCCCGGAGGCCGACCTCAG TGGCTTGGATGAGGTCATCTTCTCCTATGTGCTTGGGGTCCTGGAGGACCTGGGCCCCTCGGGCCCATCAGAGGAGAACTTCGATATGGAGGCCTTCACTGAGATGATGGAGGCCTATGTGCCTGGCTTCGCCCACATCCCCAG GGGCACAATAGGGGACATGATGCAGAAGCTCTCAGGGCAGCTGAGCGATGCCAGGAACAAAG AGAACCTGCAACCACAGAGCTCTGGTGTCCAAGGTCAGGTGCCTATCTCCCCAGAGCCCCTGCAGCGGCCCGAAATGCTCAAAGAAGAGACTaggtctgctgctgctgctgctgctgctgctgctgctgcggaCACCCAAGATGAG GCAACTGGAGCTGAGGAGGAGCTTCTGCCAGGGGTGGATGTACTCCTGGAGGTGTTCCCTACCTGTTCAGTGGAGCAGGCCCAGTGGGTGCTGGCCAAAGCTCGGGGGGACTTGGAAGAAGCTGTGCAGATGCTGgtagaggggaaggaagaggggccTGCAGCCTGGGAGGGCCCCAACCAG GACCTGCCCAGACGCCTCAGAGGCCCCCAAAAGGATGAGCTGAAGTCCTTCATCCTGCAGAA GTATATGATGGTGGATAGCGCAGAGGATCAGAAGGTTCACCGGCCCATGGCTCCCAAGGAG GCCCCCAAGAAGCTGATCCGATACATCGACAACCAGGTAGTGAGCACCAAAGGGGAGCGATTCAAAGACGTGCGGAACCCTGAGGCCGAGGAGATGAAAGCCACATACATCAACCTCAAGCCGGCCAGAAAGTACCGCTTCCATTGA
- the FBXL15 gene encoding F-box/LRR-repeat protein 15 isoform X2 has translation MLNQISGRTSLLPELGVVTPAQGPRRRVWHGHSKAKARKSYCARAIYSRWSHRWSRPEGSKSPGPSGTEYRRGREREDEPAGGLLDLPWEDVLLPHVLNRVPLCQLLRLQRVSRAFRALVQLHLAGLRRFDAAQVGLQIPRAALARLLRDAEGLQELALAPCHEWLSDEDLVPVLARNPQLRSVALGGCGQLSRRALGALAEGCPRLQRLSLAHCDWVDGLALRGLADRCPALEELDLTACRQLKDEAIVYLAQRRGAGLRSLSLAVNANVGDAAVQELARNCPELQHLDLTGCLRVGSDGVRCLGLMGREEGSHLASAGMGRAVVVKSSD, from the exons ATGTTAAATCAGATTTCAGGAAGAACTTCCTTGCTGCCTGAGTTAGGTGTCGTCACGCCTGCCCAGGG CCCAAGGAGGCGGGTTTGGCACGGCCACTCCAAGGCCAAAGCGAGGAAATCTTACTGCGCACGCGCAATATACAGCCGATGGAGCCACCGATGGAGCCGTCCGGAGGGGAGCAAGAGCCCGGGGCCGTCAGGTACCGAGTACCGGAGGGGCCGAGAGAGGGAAGACGAACCTGCGGGAGG GCTCCTGGACCTGCCCTGGGAAGATGTGCTGCTCCCACACGTCCTGAACCGGGTCCCGCTGTGCCAGCTGCTCCGGCTGCAGCGCGTTAGCCGGGCCTTCCGGGCGCTGGTGCAGCTTCACCTGGCCGGGCTGCGTCGCTTCGATGCAGCGCAG GTGGGTCTGCAGATCCCGCGGGCCGCATTGGCCCGGCTGCTGCGGGACGCCGAGGGGCTGCAGGAGCTGGCGCTGGCGCCGTGTCACGAATGGTTGTCAGACGAGGACCTGGTGCCGGTGCTGGCGCGTAATCCGCAGCTGCGGAGTGTGGCGCTGGGCGGTTGCGGGCAACTGAGTCGTCGGGCGCTTGGGGCGCTGGCCGAGGGCTGCCCACGCCTGCAGCGCCTGTCGCTCGCGCACTGTGACTGGGTGGACGGGCTGGCGCTGCGCGGCCTCGCTGACCGCTGCCCGGCCCTGGAGGAGCTGGATCTCACCGCCTGCCGCCAGCTCAAGGACGAGGCCATCGTGTACCTGGCGCAGAGGCGCGGCGCTGGCCTCCGCAGCCTCTCTCTGGCCGTCAACGCCAACGTGGGGGACGCCGCGGTTCAAGAGTTGGCTCGGAACTGCCCAGAACTCCAGCACCTTGACCTCACCGGCTGCCTCCGCGTCGGAAGCGACGGTGTCAGGTGCCTGGGCCTGATGGGGCGGGAGGAGGGCAGTCACTTAGCCTCTGCTGGTATGGGGCGGGCTGTAGTTGTTAAAAGCTCGGACTGA
- the FBXL15 gene encoding F-box/LRR-repeat protein 15 isoform X1, whose product MLNQISGRTSLLPELGVVTPAQGPRRRVWHGHSKAKARKSYCARAIYSRWSHRWSRPEGSKSPGPSGTEYRRGREREDEPAGGLLDLPWEDVLLPHVLNRVPLCQLLRLQRVSRAFRALVQLHLAGLRRFDAAQVGLQIPRAALARLLRDAEGLQELALAPCHEWLSDEDLVPVLARNPQLRSVALGGCGQLSRRALGALAEGCPRLQRLSLAHCDWVDGLALRGLADRCPALEELDLTACRQLKDEAIVYLAQRRGAGLRSLSLAVNANVGDAAVQELARNCPELQHLDLTGCLRVGSDGVRTLAEYCPALRSLRVRHCHHVAESSLSRLRKRGVDIDVEPPLHQALVLLQDMAGFAPFVNLQV is encoded by the exons ATGTTAAATCAGATTTCAGGAAGAACTTCCTTGCTGCCTGAGTTAGGTGTCGTCACGCCTGCCCAGGG CCCAAGGAGGCGGGTTTGGCACGGCCACTCCAAGGCCAAAGCGAGGAAATCTTACTGCGCACGCGCAATATACAGCCGATGGAGCCACCGATGGAGCCGTCCGGAGGGGAGCAAGAGCCCGGGGCCGTCAGGTACCGAGTACCGGAGGGGCCGAGAGAGGGAAGACGAACCTGCGGGAGG GCTCCTGGACCTGCCCTGGGAAGATGTGCTGCTCCCACACGTCCTGAACCGGGTCCCGCTGTGCCAGCTGCTCCGGCTGCAGCGCGTTAGCCGGGCCTTCCGGGCGCTGGTGCAGCTTCACCTGGCCGGGCTGCGTCGCTTCGATGCAGCGCAG GTGGGTCTGCAGATCCCGCGGGCCGCATTGGCCCGGCTGCTGCGGGACGCCGAGGGGCTGCAGGAGCTGGCGCTGGCGCCGTGTCACGAATGGTTGTCAGACGAGGACCTGGTGCCGGTGCTGGCGCGTAATCCGCAGCTGCGGAGTGTGGCGCTGGGCGGTTGCGGGCAACTGAGTCGTCGGGCGCTTGGGGCGCTGGCCGAGGGCTGCCCACGCCTGCAGCGCCTGTCGCTCGCGCACTGTGACTGGGTGGACGGGCTGGCGCTGCGCGGCCTCGCTGACCGCTGCCCGGCCCTGGAGGAGCTGGATCTCACCGCCTGCCGCCAGCTCAAGGACGAGGCCATCGTGTACCTGGCGCAGAGGCGCGGCGCTGGCCTCCGCAGCCTCTCTCTGGCCGTCAACGCCAACGTGGGGGACGCCGCGGTTCAAGAGTTGGCTCGGAACTGCCCAGAACTCCAGCACCTTGACCTCACCGGCTGCCTCCGCGTCGGAAGCGACGGTGTCAG GACATTGGCCGAGTACTGCCCCGCGCTGCGCTCGCTGCGGGTGCGGCACTGCCACCATGTGGCGGAGTCCAGCCTGAGCCGCTTGCGGAAGCGCGGCGTGGACATCGACGTGGAGCCGCCGCTGCACCAGGCCCTGGTGCTGCTGCAGGATATGGCTGGCTTCGCACCTTTTGTCAACCTGCAGGTCTGA
- the FBXL15 gene encoding F-box/LRR-repeat protein 15 isoform X3, translated as MEPPMEPSGGEQEPGAVRLLDLPWEDVLLPHVLNRVPLCQLLRLQRVSRAFRALVQLHLAGLRRFDAAQVGLQIPRAALARLLRDAEGLQELALAPCHEWLSDEDLVPVLARNPQLRSVALGGCGQLSRRALGALAEGCPRLQRLSLAHCDWVDGLALRGLADRCPALEELDLTACRQLKDEAIVYLAQRRGAGLRSLSLAVNANVGDAAVQELARNCPELQHLDLTGCLRVGSDGVRTLAEYCPALRSLRVRHCHHVAESSLSRLRKRGVDIDVEPPLHQALVLLQDMAGFAPFVNLQV; from the exons ATGGAGCCACCGATGGAGCCGTCCGGAGGGGAGCAAGAGCCCGGGGCCGTCAG GCTCCTGGACCTGCCCTGGGAAGATGTGCTGCTCCCACACGTCCTGAACCGGGTCCCGCTGTGCCAGCTGCTCCGGCTGCAGCGCGTTAGCCGGGCCTTCCGGGCGCTGGTGCAGCTTCACCTGGCCGGGCTGCGTCGCTTCGATGCAGCGCAG GTGGGTCTGCAGATCCCGCGGGCCGCATTGGCCCGGCTGCTGCGGGACGCCGAGGGGCTGCAGGAGCTGGCGCTGGCGCCGTGTCACGAATGGTTGTCAGACGAGGACCTGGTGCCGGTGCTGGCGCGTAATCCGCAGCTGCGGAGTGTGGCGCTGGGCGGTTGCGGGCAACTGAGTCGTCGGGCGCTTGGGGCGCTGGCCGAGGGCTGCCCACGCCTGCAGCGCCTGTCGCTCGCGCACTGTGACTGGGTGGACGGGCTGGCGCTGCGCGGCCTCGCTGACCGCTGCCCGGCCCTGGAGGAGCTGGATCTCACCGCCTGCCGCCAGCTCAAGGACGAGGCCATCGTGTACCTGGCGCAGAGGCGCGGCGCTGGCCTCCGCAGCCTCTCTCTGGCCGTCAACGCCAACGTGGGGGACGCCGCGGTTCAAGAGTTGGCTCGGAACTGCCCAGAACTCCAGCACCTTGACCTCACCGGCTGCCTCCGCGTCGGAAGCGACGGTGTCAG GACATTGGCCGAGTACTGCCCCGCGCTGCGCTCGCTGCGGGTGCGGCACTGCCACCATGTGGCGGAGTCCAGCCTGAGCCGCTTGCGGAAGCGCGGCGTGGACATCGACGTGGAGCCGCCGCTGCACCAGGCCCTGGTGCTGCTGCAGGATATGGCTGGCTTCGCACCTTTTGTCAACCTGCAGGTCTGA
- the CUEDC2 gene encoding CUE domain-containing protein 2 isoform X2 gives MELERIVSAALLAFVQTHLPEADLSGLDEVIFSYVLGVLEDLGPSGPSEENFDMEAFTEMMEAYVPGFAHIPRGTIGDMMQKLSGQLSDARNKEPLQRPEMLKEETRSAAAAAAAAAAADTQDEATGAEEELLPGVDVLLEVFPTCSVEQAQWVLAKARGDLEEAVQMLVEGKEEGPAAWEGPNQDLPRRLRGPQKDELKSFILQKYMMVDSAEDQKVHRPMAPKEAPKKLIRYIDNQVVSTKGERFKDVRNPEAEEMKATYINLKPARKYRFH, from the exons ATGGAGCTGGAGAGGATCGTCAGTGCAGCGCTCCTTGCCTTTGTCCAGACGCACCTCCCGGAGGCCGACCTCAG TGGCTTGGATGAGGTCATCTTCTCCTATGTGCTTGGGGTCCTGGAGGACCTGGGCCCCTCGGGCCCATCAGAGGAGAACTTCGATATGGAGGCCTTCACTGAGATGATGGAGGCCTATGTGCCTGGCTTCGCCCACATCCCCAG GGGCACAATAGGGGACATGATGCAGAAGCTCTCAGGGCAGCTGAGCGATGCCAGGAACAAAG AGCCCCTGCAGCGGCCCGAAATGCTCAAAGAAGAGACTaggtctgctgctgctgctgctgctgctgctgctgctgcggaCACCCAAGATGAG GCAACTGGAGCTGAGGAGGAGCTTCTGCCAGGGGTGGATGTACTCCTGGAGGTGTTCCCTACCTGTTCAGTGGAGCAGGCCCAGTGGGTGCTGGCCAAAGCTCGGGGGGACTTGGAAGAAGCTGTGCAGATGCTGgtagaggggaaggaagaggggccTGCAGCCTGGGAGGGCCCCAACCAG GACCTGCCCAGACGCCTCAGAGGCCCCCAAAAGGATGAGCTGAAGTCCTTCATCCTGCAGAA GTATATGATGGTGGATAGCGCAGAGGATCAGAAGGTTCACCGGCCCATGGCTCCCAAGGAG GCCCCCAAGAAGCTGATCCGATACATCGACAACCAGGTAGTGAGCACCAAAGGGGAGCGATTCAAAGACGTGCGGAACCCTGAGGCCGAGGAGATGAAAGCCACATACATCAACCTCAAGCCGGCCAGAAAGTACCGCTTCCATTGA
- the CUEDC2 gene encoding CUE domain-containing protein 2 isoform X3, translated as MEAFTEMMEAYVPGFAHIPRGTIGDMMQKLSGQLSDARNKENLQPQSSGVQGQVPISPEPLQRPEMLKEETRSAAAAAAAAAAADTQDEATGAEEELLPGVDVLLEVFPTCSVEQAQWVLAKARGDLEEAVQMLVEGKEEGPAAWEGPNQDLPRRLRGPQKDELKSFILQKYMMVDSAEDQKVHRPMAPKEAPKKLIRYIDNQVVSTKGERFKDVRNPEAEEMKATYINLKPARKYRFH; from the exons ATGGAGGCCTTCACTGAGATGATGGAGGCCTATGTGCCTGGCTTCGCCCACATCCCCAG GGGCACAATAGGGGACATGATGCAGAAGCTCTCAGGGCAGCTGAGCGATGCCAGGAACAAAG AGAACCTGCAACCACAGAGCTCTGGTGTCCAAGGTCAGGTGCCTATCTCCCCAGAGCCCCTGCAGCGGCCCGAAATGCTCAAAGAAGAGACTaggtctgctgctgctgctgctgctgctgctgctgctgcggaCACCCAAGATGAG GCAACTGGAGCTGAGGAGGAGCTTCTGCCAGGGGTGGATGTACTCCTGGAGGTGTTCCCTACCTGTTCAGTGGAGCAGGCCCAGTGGGTGCTGGCCAAAGCTCGGGGGGACTTGGAAGAAGCTGTGCAGATGCTGgtagaggggaaggaagaggggccTGCAGCCTGGGAGGGCCCCAACCAG GACCTGCCCAGACGCCTCAGAGGCCCCCAAAAGGATGAGCTGAAGTCCTTCATCCTGCAGAA GTATATGATGGTGGATAGCGCAGAGGATCAGAAGGTTCACCGGCCCATGGCTCCCAAGGAG GCCCCCAAGAAGCTGATCCGATACATCGACAACCAGGTAGTGAGCACCAAAGGGGAGCGATTCAAAGACGTGCGGAACCCTGAGGCCGAGGAGATGAAAGCCACATACATCAACCTCAAGCCGGCCAGAAAGTACCGCTTCCATTGA